In a genomic window of uncultured Flavobacterium sp.:
- the gcvT gene encoding glycine cleavage system aminomethyltransferase GcvT, producing MKNTALTHIHEGLGAKMLPFAGYNMPITYEGVNAEHETVRNSVGVFDVSHMGEFLLTGPNALALIQKVTSNDASTLTIGRAQYSCLPNNEGGIVDDLIVYKMKEEQYLLVVNASNIDKDWNWISSHNDLGVDMKNLSDDYSLLAIQGPKAVEAMQALSSIDLAAIPYYHFEVGDFAGIEHVIISATGYTGSGGFEIYCKNSEAEQVWNKVFEAGAAFGIKPIGLAARDTLRLEMGFCLYGNDINDTTSPLEAGLGWITKFTKDFTNSESLKKQKEVGVTKKLVAFEMQERAVPRHDYEIVDASGEVIGIVTSGTMSPSMNKGIGLGYVTVNNSAVDSDIFIRIRKNDVAAKVVKLPFYKK from the coding sequence ATGAAAAATACTGCGCTTACGCACATACACGAGGGTTTGGGAGCGAAAATGCTACCTTTTGCCGGTTACAATATGCCTATTACATACGAGGGTGTGAATGCTGAACACGAGACGGTTCGAAACAGTGTGGGGGTCTTTGACGTTTCGCATATGGGAGAATTTTTGTTGACTGGACCAAATGCTTTGGCTTTGATTCAGAAGGTGACTTCAAATGATGCATCGACTTTGACGATTGGAAGAGCGCAATATTCTTGCTTGCCTAACAATGAAGGCGGAATCGTGGATGATTTGATTGTTTATAAAATGAAAGAGGAACAGTATTTACTGGTTGTAAATGCTTCGAATATCGATAAAGACTGGAACTGGATTTCTTCGCACAATGATTTGGGTGTTGATATGAAAAACCTTTCGGATGATTATTCGTTATTGGCAATTCAAGGGCCAAAAGCGGTTGAAGCTATGCAGGCTTTATCGTCTATCGATTTGGCTGCAATACCTTATTATCATTTTGAAGTTGGTGATTTTGCAGGAATAGAACATGTAATCATCTCGGCTACAGGATATACTGGTTCTGGAGGTTTTGAAATTTATTGCAAAAACAGTGAAGCTGAACAAGTTTGGAACAAGGTTTTTGAAGCTGGTGCAGCTTTCGGAATCAAACCTATTGGATTAGCTGCACGTGATACTTTGCGTCTTGAAATGGGTTTCTGTTTGTACGGAAATGATATTAATGATACTACTTCTCCGCTTGAAGCAGGATTGGGATGGATTACTAAGTTTACTAAAGATTTTACCAATTCTGAAAGTTTGAAGAAACAAAAAGAAGTTGGTGTTACTAAAAAACTGGTTGCTTTTGAAATGCAAGAGCGTGCGGTGCCAAGACACGATTATGAAATTGTTGATGCTTCTGGCGAAGTAATTGGTATTGTGACTTCTGGAACTATGTCGCCTTCTATGAATAAAGGTATTGGTTTGGGATATGTTACAGTAAATAATAGTGCTGTTGATAGCGATATCTTTATCAGAATTAGAAAAAATGATGTTGCTGCAAAAGTGGTTAAATTACCTTTTTATAAGAAATAG
- a CDS encoding NAD(P)H-hydrate dehydratase, protein MKDPFLITKEDILKFYKPVNPLTHKGLQGHAVIIAGSYGKIGAAVLASKSCLKSGCGLVTTFTPKCGYQILQISIPEVMVVTDENANFITNIHFPIQPQAIGIGPGIGQELGTQKALFEFLRINNTPLVLDADALNILAQNQSWLELVPENTILTPHPKELERLIGKWNSESEKFQKTIAFSEKYKVIIVMKGAPTYIINKTEIYENTTGNAALATAGSGDTLTGIITSLLAQGYEPKYAAKLGVFLHGSTADIALPKTGYQSFIASDIIENLGKAFLELENVSIR, encoded by the coding sequence ATGAAAGATCCATTTCTAATCACAAAAGAAGACATTCTAAAATTCTACAAACCCGTAAATCCTCTCACACATAAAGGACTTCAAGGGCATGCAGTGATTATTGCCGGAAGCTACGGCAAAATTGGAGCAGCAGTTTTAGCCTCAAAATCCTGCTTAAAATCAGGCTGCGGACTTGTAACAACTTTCACACCAAAATGCGGTTATCAAATCCTTCAAATCTCAATTCCCGAAGTCATGGTTGTAACCGATGAAAACGCCAATTTTATCACCAATATTCACTTTCCCATACAACCACAAGCAATCGGAATTGGTCCAGGAATCGGGCAGGAGTTAGGCACACAAAAAGCACTATTCGAATTTTTAAGAATCAACAACACACCATTAGTTCTCGATGCCGATGCCTTGAATATCTTGGCACAAAACCAATCCTGGCTAGAACTAGTTCCCGAAAATACAATACTAACACCACATCCAAAAGAACTGGAACGCCTAATAGGAAAGTGGAATTCAGAATCAGAGAAGTTTCAAAAAACAATTGCCTTTTCAGAAAAATACAAAGTCATAATCGTCATGAAAGGCGCGCCAACCTACATCATCAATAAAACCGAAATCTACGAAAACACCACAGGAAACGCCGCATTAGCAACCGCAGGAAGCGGCGACACCCTAACCGGAATCATCACAAGTTTACTCGCCCAAGGTTACGAACCCAAATATGCCGCAAAACTAGGCGTCTTTCTCCACGGATCAACCGCTGATATCGCTTTGCCAAAAACAGGCTATCAATCGTTTATAGCCTCAGATATTATCGAGAATTTAGGGAAAGCTTTTCTTGAATTAGAAAATGTGTCAATTAGATAA
- a CDS encoding aminotransferase class I and II: MKNNFDLRTVNVTRYITPLREGGSLPALAEADDDFKYVLKFKGAGHGVKALIAELVGGQIAKALKLQLPELVFANLDEAFGRSEGDEEIQDLLQGSQGLNLALHFLSGAITFDPVVTTVDAKLASQIVWLDAYITNVDRTFRNTNMLIWHKELWLIDHGACLYFHHSWNNWEQHAKSPFALIKDHVLLPQATLLKEVDAEYKALLTPEILVDIVNTIPEEWLQWEDTDETPEALRNVYLQFLQTRLNNSEIFVNQAQNAR; this comes from the coding sequence ATGAAAAACAATTTCGATCTAAGAACCGTAAATGTCACCCGTTACATTACACCTTTGCGTGAAGGCGGTTCCTTACCCGCTTTGGCAGAAGCCGATGACGATTTTAAATACGTCCTAAAATTCAAAGGAGCCGGTCATGGCGTAAAAGCCCTAATCGCCGAATTAGTTGGTGGACAAATTGCCAAAGCCTTAAAATTACAACTACCGGAATTAGTCTTTGCAAATCTCGACGAAGCCTTTGGAAGAAGCGAAGGAGACGAAGAAATTCAGGATTTACTACAAGGAAGTCAGGGACTAAATTTGGCACTTCATTTTTTGTCAGGCGCCATTACATTCGATCCCGTTGTAACAACAGTTGATGCCAAATTAGCATCGCAAATTGTTTGGCTTGACGCTTATATTACCAATGTAGATCGTACGTTTAGAAACACCAATATGTTGATTTGGCACAAAGAATTATGGCTGATTGATCATGGCGCATGTTTATATTTTCATCATTCCTGGAACAATTGGGAACAACATGCTAAGAGTCCGTTTGCATTGATAAAAGACCACGTTTTATTACCACAAGCCACACTTTTAAAAGAAGTTGACGCTGAATATAAAGCGCTTTTAACACCGGAAATTCTGGTAGATATTGTAAATACAATTCCGGAAGAATGGCTGCAATGGGAAGACACTGATGAAACACCCGAAGCTTTGCGAAACGTATACCTACAGTTTCTGCAAACGAGATTAAACAATTCAGAAATCTTTGTAAATCAAGCCCAAAATGCAAGATAG
- a CDS encoding DUF3037 domain-containing protein: MQDSHLYEYAVIRVVPRVEREEFLNIGIILFCKKAKFIKVLHHINDTKIEALSNDFDIEQLHCNITALEKIASGAKDGGPIGEMEIPERFRWLTAIRSSAIQTSRPHSGFSQDLEKTIQRLFEELVL; this comes from the coding sequence ATGCAAGATAGTCACTTATATGAGTATGCCGTAATTCGCGTAGTACCCAGAGTGGAGCGAGAAGAATTCCTAAATATCGGAATCATTTTGTTTTGCAAAAAAGCCAAATTTATAAAAGTATTACACCACATAAACGATACAAAAATCGAAGCATTATCAAACGATTTTGATATCGAACAATTGCATTGCAATATAACAGCATTAGAAAAAATTGCAAGTGGAGCCAAAGATGGCGGTCCAATTGGCGAAATGGAAATTCCGGAACGTTTTCGTTGGTTAACAGCTATTAGAAGCTCAGCAATTCAGACTTCAAGACCACATTCAGGATTTTCTCAGGATTTAGAAAAAACGATTCAAAGATTATTTGAAGAATTAGTGCTTTAA
- a CDS encoding pectate lyase: protein MKSKSTISVFLLTLIFGFTACNTDETATIENGKNAVIETSTTAQSGLTAKVGNCAQVPGWASQNGSTTGGGTSPETVVNTYALLKSAIENSAVKVIKVTGTITVTTRLSLQDQSGKTIYGASGAKLVSTNQTKDGSGIINIKRCTNLIIRNLIFEGPGAYDTDGWDNAILDDCQNVWVDHCEFRDGVDGNFDIKNKSDYVTVSYCKFGYLKAPKAGGPGGSDDHRYSNLIGSSDGATADRGKLRITFARCWWAQGCKERMPRVRFGKVHLINNYFNSTVSNKCIAAGFEASLRVENNVFEGVKTPIDLMTGYTAVTAVGNSFVNTTGNTLGSNTAFTPPYSIITLAASAVKADVTGGAGATFTGNTCGSF, encoded by the coding sequence ATGAAATCCAAATCTACAATTTCAGTGTTTTTACTAACACTAATTTTCGGTTTTACAGCTTGTAATACCGACGAAACTGCAACTATTGAAAACGGTAAAAATGCTGTTATCGAAACTTCTACAACTGCTCAAAGCGGTTTAACTGCAAAAGTTGGAAACTGCGCTCAGGTTCCGGGTTGGGCTTCTCAAAATGGAAGTACAACTGGTGGTGGAACTTCACCAGAAACTGTCGTGAACACTTACGCACTACTTAAATCGGCTATAGAAAATAGTGCGGTAAAAGTGATTAAAGTAACCGGTACAATTACCGTTACAACAAGATTATCATTGCAAGACCAAAGTGGAAAAACCATTTATGGCGCAAGCGGAGCAAAACTTGTTTCTACGAATCAGACTAAAGATGGTTCTGGTATTATCAACATCAAAAGATGTACGAATTTAATCATCAGAAATTTAATTTTTGAAGGTCCTGGCGCGTACGATACTGACGGTTGGGACAATGCAATTCTTGACGATTGCCAAAACGTTTGGGTTGATCACTGCGAATTCAGAGATGGTGTTGACGGAAACTTTGACATCAAAAACAAATCAGATTATGTGACGGTTTCTTATTGCAAATTCGGTTATTTGAAAGCGCCTAAAGCTGGAGGTCCAGGAGGTTCTGACGATCACAGATATTCAAATTTAATTGGTTCAAGCGATGGTGCAACTGCCGATCGTGGAAAATTGAGAATTACTTTTGCTCGTTGTTGGTGGGCGCAAGGTTGTAAAGAAAGAATGCCTAGAGTTCGTTTTGGAAAAGTACATTTGATCAACAATTACTTTAATAGTACTGTGAGCAATAAATGTATTGCTGCAGGTTTTGAAGCTAGTCTTCGCGTAGAAAACAATGTATTTGAAGGTGTTAAGACTCCAATAGATTTAATGACTGGTTATACTGCCGTTACCGCAGTTGGAAACTCATTTGTAAATACTACCGGAAATACTCTTGGAAGTAATACTGCTTTTACTCCGCCTTATTCTATTATAACACTTGCTGCTTCGGCTGTTAAAGCTGATGTTACTGGAGGCGCCGGTGCTACATTTACAGGAAATACCTGTGGATCTTTTTAA
- a CDS encoding Crp/Fnr family transcriptional regulator, with the protein MYKALRLNIERKIPLTDEEWKLVLEKTEFIKLKKNEFLQIQNSNSSYEGFILKGAFKTYILNDNGNESVIFFSFENEWMCDLESFYHQKPTTYNIKAIEESEILVISKANKALLFEQVPKLIQFHILMVEKANIAIQQRLLDVLNKTSKQRYLEFIERYSQKADKINNRNLSSYLGVSHEFLSKIKRRC; encoded by the coding sequence ATGTACAAAGCCCTAAGATTAAACATTGAACGTAAAATACCACTAACAGACGAAGAATGGAAATTAGTACTTGAGAAAACGGAGTTTATAAAACTCAAAAAGAACGAGTTTCTTCAGATTCAGAATTCTAATAGTTCCTATGAAGGATTTATTCTGAAAGGAGCTTTTAAAACCTACATTTTGAATGATAATGGTAACGAAAGTGTTATTTTTTTCTCTTTCGAAAATGAATGGATGTGCGATCTCGAAAGTTTCTATCATCAAAAGCCTACAACCTACAACATCAAGGCAATTGAAGAAAGCGAAATTTTAGTGATTAGCAAAGCCAATAAAGCGCTCTTGTTTGAGCAAGTACCCAAGCTGATTCAGTTTCACATTCTTATGGTCGAAAAAGCCAATATTGCCATTCAGCAAAGACTTTTAGACGTATTAAACAAAACTTCGAAGCAAAGATATCTGGAGTTTATAGAGAGATATTCTCAAAAAGCAGATAAAATCAATAACAGAAATTTGTCGTCTTACCTTGGCGTTTCGCACGAGTTTTTGTCAAAGATTAAGAGAAGGTGCTGA
- a CDS encoding HutD family protein, with the protein MNISLFPKKDCKASIWSGGLTYEYMIYPRTANYADRDFVFRISSATIEEVPSKFTKFKGYYRYLVMLDDSLHVEINNEEKIYEKYEIMEFNSDDEVTSSTKGIDFNWIISEKIRHHKLKITNSNQDFNTEIIILFSLDTTVIKINEQSYDLEPYDLLVIENPEKENVMLHFSNECLTGILDF; encoded by the coding sequence ATGAACATAAGCCTTTTTCCTAAAAAAGATTGTAAAGCCTCTATTTGGAGTGGCGGATTGACATATGAATATATGATATATCCGAGAACAGCAAACTATGCCGATAGAGATTTTGTATTCAGAATAAGCAGTGCTACAATTGAGGAAGTCCCTTCTAAGTTTACGAAATTTAAAGGTTATTACCGATATTTGGTTATGCTTGATGATTCTTTACATGTTGAGATAAACAATGAAGAAAAGATATATGAGAAATACGAAATCATGGAATTTAATTCGGATGATGAAGTGACTTCTTCTACAAAAGGTATTGATTTTAATTGGATCATTTCTGAAAAAATACGCCATCACAAACTGAAAATAACAAATAGTAATCAGGATTTTAATACTGAAATAATAATTCTATTTTCTTTGGATACAACCGTTATTAAAATTAATGAGCAGTCATATGATCTGGAACCTTATGATTTATTAGTCATTGAAAATCCAGAAAAGGAAAATGTAATGCTTCATTTTTCTAATGAATGCCTCACTGGAATATTGGATTTTTAA
- a CDS encoding GNAT family N-acetyltransferase: MIIKATLQDIPSLNLLINSAYRGETSKKGWTTEANLLEGKRTNEEELTETILDPKNTILKYTENNQIIGSVLLVEKENQLYLGMLTVSPELQNSGIGKKMLAEAENHAKSLGLSSIIMTVISVREELIAWYKRHGYVDTGKREAFPESEIHVTISEKPLEFIYFEKKI; this comes from the coding sequence ATGATTATAAAAGCAACATTACAAGATATTCCGTCATTAAATCTATTAATTAATTCAGCTTACAGAGGCGAAACTTCTAAAAAAGGCTGGACGACTGAAGCCAATTTATTAGAAGGAAAAAGAACAAACGAAGAAGAATTGACAGAAACAATTCTTGATCCTAAAAATACTATTCTAAAATACACCGAAAACAATCAAATTATTGGATCGGTTTTATTGGTCGAAAAAGAAAATCAATTGTATTTGGGAATGTTAACTGTTTCTCCTGAATTACAAAATAGCGGAATTGGTAAAAAGATGTTGGCTGAAGCCGAAAATCATGCTAAATCTTTAGGATTATCTAGTATTATTATGACGGTAATTTCGGTTCGTGAAGAGCTTATTGCTTGGTACAAACGTCACGGGTATGTTGATACTGGCAAAAGAGAAGCTTTTCCTGAAAGTGAAATTCATGTTACGATTTCTGAAAAACCTTTGGAGTTTATTTATTTTGAAAAGAAAATTTAA
- a CDS encoding aspartyl protease family protein, translating into MKSIKIILIVLLFGNKIDVSAQDTIRLKPYIENMKTIDVFIKGKKYNFLFDTGGAQTIISPEIAQITNKKIYGSVTGFRMDGEIIKAQKCDSISLKIGSATLFHSTVSVWDIMSILPKDWPKIDGVISLKSFENKILTLDLSKNIFIIENTISAKKQMKGKHLIKSRFANGLDGSELNIFIGIPKNNSIYWFLFDSGNSGPFLLSNESSITWGLQTDINEANTIETEFNIGKNKLKIKPFSRKIIYDGVLNVESISEYTFTIDLINKEVWIN; encoded by the coding sequence ATGAAATCAATCAAAATAATTCTTATCGTACTGCTTTTTGGTAATAAAATAGACGTTTCTGCACAAGACACAATTCGGCTAAAACCTTACATCGAAAACATGAAAACTATTGACGTTTTTATAAAAGGAAAAAAATATAATTTTCTATTCGATACAGGAGGTGCACAAACTATTATTTCTCCCGAAATCGCTCAAATCACAAACAAAAAAATATACGGAAGCGTTACAGGTTTTAGAATGGATGGCGAAATCATCAAAGCTCAAAAATGCGATAGTATTTCGCTTAAAATAGGTTCTGCAACTTTATTTCATTCAACTGTTAGTGTTTGGGATATCATGAGTATTTTACCCAAAGACTGGCCAAAAATTGATGGTGTTATTTCTCTAAAATCATTCGAAAATAAAATTCTGACTCTTGATCTTTCTAAGAACATTTTTATAATTGAGAATACAATTTCGGCAAAAAAACAAATGAAAGGAAAACATCTTATCAAAAGTCGTTTTGCAAATGGTCTTGATGGATCAGAATTAAATATCTTTATCGGAATACCAAAAAATAATTCGATTTATTGGTTTTTATTTGATTCCGGAAACAGCGGACCTTTCTTGCTTTCGAATGAAAGTAGTATCACTTGGGGATTACAAACTGATATAAATGAGGCAAATACTATTGAAACAGAATTTAATATTGGCAAAAACAAACTGAAAATAAAACCATTCTCAAGGAAAATAATTTATGATGGCGTTTTAAACGTCGAATCCATAAGTGAATATACTTTTACTATTGATTTAATAAATAAAGAGGTTTGGATTAATTAA
- a CDS encoding helix-turn-helix transcriptional regulator, translating into MNSFSYLKIIAVITVFVLLLLIFFLLTVKTKNKIPNRLFATYLIINGIDISGFFLADKITSYYPNLEIFRWTLCLLSIPLFYLYVQAICYNDFRLKRKHLLHFVLFILFNLVLIPRIYLGNDTAKKYFFKHHFETGEMMLFQSIIELQYLGYIIAVFIILKKYKSIYLENYTNSNTSVYKWLFQMTTIFVIAHYFDTLKNLLRYTNYHEFLVVINEFAGIIALAITCWFILKALNNPDLFKSIDSKSKNKSKTVALTDLENRQIMSQIESLKEHMNTAKPYLNPSLTIQELANQINVPVSELSVLINVHLNQHFFDFINQYRIEEAMEILKNHPKKDFTILQTLDKVGFNSKSSFNTAFKKHTSLTPTEYRKSSLL; encoded by the coding sequence ATGAATTCTTTCAGTTATCTTAAGATTATTGCCGTAATTACAGTTTTTGTCTTACTGCTTCTGATCTTTTTTCTATTAACTGTAAAGACAAAAAACAAGATTCCCAATAGACTTTTTGCAACTTATTTAATAATCAACGGAATTGATATTAGCGGATTTTTTCTTGCCGATAAAATTACTTCTTACTATCCGAATTTAGAAATTTTCAGATGGACGCTTTGCTTATTAAGTATTCCGTTATTCTATCTTTATGTGCAAGCGATTTGCTACAATGATTTTCGTTTAAAACGGAAACATTTATTGCATTTTGTTCTATTTATCCTTTTTAATTTGGTTTTAATACCTCGTATTTATCTGGGAAATGATACTGCTAAAAAGTACTTTTTTAAGCATCATTTTGAAACCGGAGAAATGATGCTTTTTCAATCCATAATCGAATTACAGTATTTAGGATATATAATTGCCGTTTTTATAATTCTAAAGAAATACAAAAGTATCTACTTAGAAAATTATACTAATTCTAATACTTCTGTTTATAAATGGTTGTTTCAAATGACCACGATTTTTGTGATTGCGCATTACTTTGACACACTCAAAAATTTATTGAGATATACTAATTATCATGAGTTTTTAGTCGTCATCAACGAGTTTGCAGGTATTATTGCATTGGCTATAACTTGCTGGTTTATTTTGAAAGCATTAAATAATCCTGACCTTTTTAAAAGTATAGATTCTAAAAGCAAGAATAAGTCGAAAACGGTGGCTTTAACCGATCTTGAAAACCGACAGATAATGTCTCAAATCGAATCGTTAAAAGAACATATGAATACAGCAAAACCTTATCTTAATCCTTCGCTTACGATTCAGGAATTGGCAAATCAAATTAATGTTCCGGTTAGTGAATTATCGGTTTTAATTAACGTGCATCTCAACCAGCACTTTTTTGATTTTATCAATCAATACCGAATCGAAGAAGCAATGGAAATTCTAAAAAACCATCCCAAAAAAGACTTCACCATTTTGCAAACCTTAGATAAAGTTGGTTTCAATTCTAAATCTTCTTTTAATACTGCTTTTAAAAAGCATACTTCGCTAACTCCAACAGAATACAGAAAATCTTCATTATTATAG
- a CDS encoding FAD-dependent oxidoreductase — protein sequence MLKIIKLIWSGIKKAIRFINRKKRRSIPFYGFILFVLYIFLLIEFSGDSNFNTVIKDKTLNDITQINPIQANKIIRPETENEIIDAIKSTTGPISIGGGKYSMGGQTAFENSLHIDMRSFNKIVKIDTTKKEITVQAGIRWRDIQKVIDPLNLSIKIMQTYSNFTVGGAISVNCHGRYIGHGPIISSVLELKIITANGDIIIANREVNQEVFNAAIGGYGGIGVIAEATLKLVDNEKVERFHQVMDIEDYKVYFDKNIRNNTNVVFQNGNLYPPKYDKIMSISWEKTTKPLTDKERLIPEDENYLLESRVSGMVSWGNSGKWIREYTIDPLFYFPEIVRWRNKEASYDVKELEPASREKETYVLQEYFIPVENIKSFIPKMSAIFQNNKVNVINVSVRHALPDHESYLSWANKEVFAFVIYYKQGTDQEAKDNVKKWTLEMTDAILSENGTWYLPYQPHATIEQFQKGYPNSTKYFEVKNKLDPDQRFTNKLLDKYNPYRKNNLSIEKKKIKEYFRAEEQTILTVPEWYLVYNPKEYADYLKSGKNPSDFPFYKSIDEYWKLYDRSLKLTSEAYPENSEYKTMLQVIGASMTMEYGAKIIYENTIGRFFSLFAEEQISKQEETIIEAQSAYSDFIYQTAWYEFNFLDWIKKVWTVSDNSNCSTLRKWERTVLFTFEFSFKAFYSQLIQWAAQSTYETPSNVIYLIISNTDSIKENKDLKIIKKGGDKMIIAVTRWGAFTSEMIKLSNQDVKIYEISGNDEIAVSTIMDNSKDIKLADTKLLYQSKIVTNDKLKRNVYFLPVDKLLPFIKKARNESITIEHVYDY from the coding sequence TTGCTAAAAATAATAAAACTGATTTGGTCTGGAATTAAAAAAGCCATTCGGTTTATTAATAGAAAAAAGCGCAGATCGATTCCGTTTTATGGTTTTATTTTATTCGTTTTATACATTTTCCTGTTGATTGAATTTTCGGGAGATTCAAATTTCAATACCGTTATTAAGGATAAAACGCTGAATGATATTACGCAAATAAATCCTATTCAGGCAAATAAAATTATCAGACCAGAAACCGAAAATGAAATTATCGATGCCATAAAAAGTACTACAGGACCAATTTCTATAGGCGGAGGAAAATACAGTATGGGCGGACAAACTGCTTTTGAAAACAGTTTGCATATCGATATGAGATCTTTCAATAAAATTGTAAAGATTGATACAACCAAAAAAGAAATTACGGTACAAGCAGGAATTCGCTGGAGAGACATTCAAAAAGTAATCGATCCGCTGAATTTGTCTATAAAAATAATGCAAACCTATTCTAATTTTACCGTTGGCGGCGCTATATCTGTAAATTGTCACGGAAGATATATTGGTCATGGTCCGATTATTTCGTCGGTTTTAGAATTAAAAATAATTACGGCAAATGGTGATATTATAATTGCCAATCGAGAAGTAAATCAAGAGGTTTTTAATGCCGCAATTGGCGGTTATGGCGGAATTGGTGTTATTGCCGAAGCTACTTTAAAACTGGTTGATAATGAAAAAGTAGAAAGATTTCATCAGGTAATGGATATCGAAGATTACAAAGTTTATTTCGATAAAAACATTCGGAATAATACCAATGTAGTTTTTCAAAATGGTAATTTATATCCGCCGAAATACGATAAAATAATGAGTATTTCATGGGAAAAAACTACAAAACCATTAACTGATAAAGAACGATTAATACCGGAAGATGAAAATTATTTACTGGAATCAAGAGTTTCGGGAATGGTTTCCTGGGGAAATTCCGGAAAATGGATTCGGGAATATACGATTGATCCTTTGTTTTATTTTCCCGAAATAGTACGATGGAGAAATAAGGAAGCAAGTTATGATGTAAAGGAATTAGAACCTGCTTCTCGCGAAAAAGAAACCTACGTCTTGCAAGAATACTTTATTCCGGTTGAAAATATAAAGTCGTTTATCCCGAAAATGAGTGCTATTTTTCAAAATAACAAAGTAAATGTTATCAACGTTTCGGTAAGACATGCTTTGCCGGATCATGAAAGTTATCTTTCGTGGGCAAACAAAGAGGTTTTTGCTTTTGTGATTTATTATAAACAAGGAACTGATCAGGAAGCAAAAGACAATGTCAAGAAATGGACTCTTGAAATGACTGACGCTATTTTGAGCGAAAACGGAACGTGGTATCTTCCCTATCAGCCTCATGCGACTATTGAACAGTTTCAAAAAGGATATCCAAATAGTACAAAATATTTTGAAGTAAAAAACAAACTCGATCCGGATCAGCGCTTTACAAACAAATTGCTGGACAAGTATAATCCTTATCGAAAAAACAATCTCTCGATTGAAAAAAAGAAGATAAAAGAATATTTCAGAGCCGAAGAACAAACAATTCTCACGGTTCCGGAATGGTATTTAGTTTATAATCCGAAAGAATATGCTGATTATCTAAAAAGCGGTAAAAATCCGTCTGATTTTCCATTCTATAAATCAATTGATGAATATTGGAAACTTTATGATCGTTCGCTGAAATTAACTTCAGAAGCTTATCCGGAAAACAGTGAATACAAAACAATGCTGCAAGTAATTGGCGCAAGTATGACAATGGAATACGGCGCAAAAATCATTTATGAAAATACAATAGGACGTTTCTTTTCGCTATTTGCCGAAGAACAAATATCAAAACAAGAAGAAACAATAATCGAAGCTCAAAGCGCTTACAGTGATTTTATATATCAAACTGCTTGGTATGAATTTAATTTTTTAGATTGGATCAAAAAAGTGTGGACTGTCTCTGATAATTCAAATTGCAGTACTTTAAGAAAATGGGAAAGAACGGTATTATTTACTTTTGAATTTTCGTTTAAAGCTTTTTATTCGCAACTTATTCAATGGGCAGCGCAATCGACATACGAAACTCCTTCAAATGTTATTTATTTAATAATCTCGAATACAGATTCTATTAAAGAAAATAAAGACTTGAAAATCATTAAAAAAGGAGGTGACAAAATGATTATTGCCGTGACGCGATGGGGAGCTTTTACATCTGAAATGATTAAACTTTCGAATCAGGATGTAAAAATTTATGAAATTTCCGGAAATGATGAAATTGCAGTTTCGACAATAATGGACAATTCGAAAGATATAAAGCTGGCAGACACAAAATTATTGTATCAATCCAAAATTGTTACTAATGATAAATTAAAAAGAAATGTTTACTTTTTACCTGTCGATAAATTATTGCCTTTTATCAAGAAAGCAAGAAACGAAAGCATTACAATTGAACACGTTTATGATTATTAA